One window of Methanospirillum lacunae genomic DNA carries:
- a CDS encoding radical SAM protein, with protein MICNYCERYCDIAEGISGYCRMYRNEAGVITENYPDAYLNIYPVSSESIPMLHFYPNSIFLLVSTIGCNFACDGCISEFQTTRKGTLQKVLTPHTPEDILSIARESSCRGITFCLNEPTVSLPTFLRLAKTAKKEGFLVGCSSNGYMTEETLRQMIPYLDFVNIGLKGSSDERYRECGAVSAEPVFRNLQILYDAGVFIEVSTMYLVGREDEICGAAKRIKQISPSIPFQVMRFFAVTEDLNHFQPDKTQAEAICKTLRKIVDHVYLFNTPATSELDSRCPNCGKTIIHRVFFGPMAARILSMQPDGICSCGYTYFHKGDIIPIPTDDAPVLGGYRSIMGAKFIASFLNVLGITDEAEIDNLCNLVIGNGYLADLQQQHDSLETFTAMTRYLSDLSGRQETGEKLITYATKIANEIAEKVQNANKPRVYAVFCHPLSPMYATKLGNTLVEMAGGMSLNIQGNFHERSHAEYTAKELNNLNPDIILISGHFAPPIDEFLTTCRDLGISCKATVERNVFTMNSEFTSGDLGWLISLMDVANILHPDIINYSLEEEKNRLETFVSEAKVCGST; from the coding sequence ATGATCTGCAATTATTGTGAGCGGTATTGTGATATCGCAGAAGGAATCTCCGGGTACTGCAGAATGTACCGGAACGAAGCAGGAGTTATCACTGAGAATTATCCTGATGCGTATCTCAATATTTACCCGGTTTCAAGTGAGTCTATTCCGATGCTTCACTTTTACCCAAATAGCATCTTCCTGCTGGTAAGCACTATAGGATGTAACTTTGCCTGTGACGGATGCATTTCAGAATTTCAGACAACCCGTAAAGGAACACTCCAAAAGGTCTTAACACCACATACCCCGGAGGATATTCTTTCAATTGCAAGGGAGAGCTCCTGCAGGGGTATTACGTTCTGTCTTAATGAACCAACAGTCTCACTTCCCACCTTCCTGCGACTCGCAAAGACTGCAAAGAAAGAGGGATTTTTAGTCGGGTGCTCAAGTAACGGATATATGACCGAAGAGACCTTGAGACAGATGATTCCGTATCTTGATTTTGTTAATATCGGACTGAAAGGATCTTCTGATGAGAGATACCGGGAGTGCGGGGCTGTATCAGCAGAACCTGTCTTTCGAAATCTCCAAATCCTGTATGATGCAGGTGTATTTATCGAGGTCTCTACCATGTATCTCGTTGGAAGGGAAGATGAAATCTGCGGGGCTGCAAAGAGGATCAAACAGATCTCTCCCTCAATTCCATTTCAGGTTATGAGATTTTTTGCTGTTACAGAAGATCTCAATCATTTTCAACCAGACAAGACTCAGGCAGAAGCCATATGTAAAACACTTCGGAAGATAGTGGACCATGTCTATCTCTTTAATACACCTGCAACGAGCGAACTTGATTCCCGATGCCCGAACTGTGGGAAAACAATCATTCACAGGGTGTTTTTTGGTCCGATGGCTGCACGTATCCTTTCAATGCAGCCAGACGGGATCTGTTCCTGTGGGTACACATATTTCCACAAAGGGGATATCATACCAATTCCTACTGACGACGCTCCGGTTCTTGGTGGATACCGCTCGATTATGGGTGCCAAATTTATCGCATCATTTTTGAATGTTCTTGGTATCACTGATGAGGCAGAAATTGATAATCTCTGTAACCTCGTCATCGGTAATGGATATCTCGCAGACCTGCAGCAGCAGCATGATTCTCTTGAGACGTTCACAGCCATGACCAGGTATCTCTCAGATCTCTCTGGCAGGCAGGAGACTGGTGAGAAACTTATCACGTATGCAACCAAAATCGCAAATGAGATCGCAGAAAAGGTGCAAAACGCAAATAAACCCCGGGTATATGCTGTATTCTGTCATCCTCTCTCACCTATGTATGCAACAAAACTGGGAAACACCCTCGTGGAGATGGCAGGAGGGATGAGTCTGAATATACAGGGAAATTTCCATGAGAGGTCTCATGCAGAGTACACAGCTAAAGAACTCAACAACCTTAATCCGGATATTATTCTGATATCCGGACATTTCGCCCCGCCAATTGATGAGTTTCTCACAACCTGTAGAGACCTTGGTATCTCATGCAAGGCAACTGTTGAAAGAAATGTGTTTACAATGAATAGTGAATTTACGTCAGGCGATCTCGGCTGGCTTATCAGCCTGATGGATGTGGCTAATATTCTTCATCCAGATATCATCAATTATTCACTCGAAGAAGAAAAAAACAGACTGGAAACATTTGTTTCTGAAGCTAAAGTGTGTGGATCTACATGA
- a CDS encoding nucleoside-triphosphatase, with the protein MNLDTVIPTKSQPVYIITGAQAEGKTTFLTQILDQLRAEGVKMQGFVAPGYFQDGMRSGFSIINLETGESEELCSTTPEEGAEQHARYYFRQKAITFGNRAILDIRSDTTDLLVIDEVGRFDVQGALWGGSITRLVEHHHPPMIWTVRRDFLGIVTERWQIKPVIRDIGSISCDEVTEEIMGDIRIYRSAAKQLD; encoded by the coding sequence TTGAACCTTGATACTGTGATCCCTACAAAATCTCAACCGGTGTATATCATAACCGGTGCCCAGGCCGAAGGTAAGACAACATTCCTCACGCAGATACTGGACCAGCTCCGGGCTGAAGGAGTGAAGATGCAGGGATTTGTTGCACCCGGTTATTTTCAGGACGGGATGAGATCCGGGTTTTCAATTATCAATCTAGAAACCGGTGAATCAGAAGAACTCTGTTCAACAACACCTGAAGAGGGAGCAGAGCAGCATGCCCGTTATTATTTCAGACAGAAAGCAATTACATTCGGGAATCGGGCCATTCTTGACATCAGGTCTGATACTACCGATCTTCTTGTCATCGATGAGGTAGGACGGTTTGATGTGCAGGGTGCCCTTTGGGGTGGATCTATCACCCGGTTGGTTGAGCATCACCATCCCCCGATGATATGGACCGTCAGGCGTGATTTTCTTGGAATAGTCACCGAGCGGTGGCAGATCAAACCGGTGATTAGAGATATCGGATCAATCAGTTGTGATGAGGTAACAGAAGAAATAATGGGTGATATCAGGATATACAGATCTGCTGCGAAACAACTGGATTAA
- a CDS encoding XdhC family protein produces MWLQKISEWHAAGVPCALVTIIESSGSTPRKIGSNMVVSNTGEIAGSVGGGGVEFSCIEIAKEAIKKEICISKRFVSKGDGDEWRADDADTALGVCGGSLTVFIEPIVTEPEIVVFGGGHIGQHIGKLCEVLSISYRVYDDRAEFADLKRFPGSKEVICAPFNEIEQNIHLYGRSYCVILTYGHEHDEEVLEQLLKNKDVPYIGMIGSIGKCTTLIQNLKSRGTRIDDRLYAPIGLKIGKNLPPEIALSIIAEIVMIMKGGKLEHARRNWS; encoded by the coding sequence ATGTGGCTCCAGAAAATATCTGAATGGCATGCAGCAGGTGTTCCCTGTGCATTAGTGACAATCATCGAATCATCAGGATCAACTCCCCGTAAAATTGGATCTAATATGGTTGTCAGCAATACGGGTGAAATCGCAGGTTCAGTGGGAGGAGGAGGTGTTGAGTTCTCCTGTATCGAGATCGCAAAAGAGGCGATCAAAAAAGAGATTTGTATCTCGAAACGATTTGTTTCAAAGGGTGATGGTGATGAGTGGAGAGCAGATGACGCTGATACAGCCCTTGGAGTCTGTGGCGGATCCCTGACAGTATTTATTGAACCAATAGTGACAGAACCTGAGATCGTAGTCTTTGGAGGAGGTCATATTGGTCAGCATATTGGAAAACTCTGTGAAGTCCTTTCAATTTCGTACCGGGTGTATGATGATAGGGCAGAGTTTGCCGATTTGAAACGGTTTCCAGGATCTAAAGAGGTTATCTGTGCTCCATTTAATGAGATTGAACAGAATATTCACCTGTATGGCAGGAGTTACTGTGTGATCCTGACCTATGGGCATGAACATGATGAGGAGGTTCTGGAACAGCTCCTGAAAAACAAGGATGTTCCGTACATTGGGATGATTGGCAGCATCGGCAAATGTACCACCCTGATCCAGAATCTGAAATCACGTGGAACTCGTATTGATGACCGGTTGTATGCCCCTATAGGACTGAAAATCGGCAAAAATCTTCCTCCTGAGATAGCTCTCTCAATCATTGCAGAGATAGTTATGATTATGAAGGGAGGAAAACTTGAGCATGCAAGACGAAACTGGTCTTAA
- a CDS encoding Rossmann-like domain-containing protein: protein MIIPDYDHLIRTIANSADQGQVIQDIRIYTNWVLVKTSRWSLSTIFHGMPGLEDKPGMDSWMGDWLGKPALDSALELLSCKETLRRAVGMACLKSLLPVQTSIMSGNAVMMIEAAAARAPTCFIGYFKEAAEWRGMGRPVNIVELFPRPGDIHWNDAEEVLAEAQIVLMSGLTVVNETLAEVIRRTPKAKIRVMMGPTVPPSPVLFDCGLDLLGVTLVSDWTLMARYAELGGGSIAYSPPGALEKVNLVQDSRKFSARLKELTGQSR, encoded by the coding sequence ATGATTATTCCTGATTACGATCATCTCATCCGTACGATAGCTAATTCTGCAGATCAGGGACAGGTGATACAAGACATCAGGATTTATACCAACTGGGTCCTTGTAAAAACCAGTAGATGGTCACTTTCAACAATATTCCATGGTATGCCGGGCCTTGAGGACAAACCGGGAATGGACTCCTGGATGGGTGACTGGCTCGGAAAACCTGCTCTCGATTCAGCACTCGAATTACTCTCCTGCAAAGAGACACTTCGCCGTGCTGTTGGAATGGCCTGCCTCAAGTCGTTACTTCCGGTTCAGACCAGCATAATGTCTGGAAATGCCGTTATGATGATTGAAGCTGCTGCAGCACGGGCTCCAACCTGCTTTATCGGGTACTTTAAAGAAGCTGCAGAATGGCGTGGAATGGGGAGACCGGTGAATATCGTTGAGCTCTTCCCACGACCTGGTGACATCCACTGGAATGATGCCGAAGAGGTACTTGCTGAGGCTCAAATTGTACTTATGAGCGGATTGACCGTGGTTAATGAGACACTTGCTGAAGTAATCAGACGAACACCCAAAGCAAAAATCCGTGTTATGATGGGCCCGACCGTTCCGCCAAGTCCGGTTCTCTTTGATTGTGGGCTCGATCTCCTTGGAGTAACCTTGGTCAGTGACTGGACCCTGATGGCAAGGTATGCTGAACTCGGGGGAGGGAGTATTGCATACTCTCCACCCGGGGCACTTGAAAAGGTCAACCTGGTCCAGGATAGTAGAAAATTTAGTGCTCGTCTCAAAGAACTGACCGGACAGAGTAGATAA
- a CDS encoding GNAT family N-acetyltransferase: protein MTQACSIVADNYREEREFVPEIPVLSEFFVPEIFLKNGLGVAAIDDGDLIGFLCGFGPIDNQFGDVKGVFSPLHGHGAIQSDRKKIYSLLYSYAAKIWVKKEIFSHSIALYAHDNGGITSFFQNGFGMRCIDAIRSFDPISTPCLKECSYYEITTEKVEDIVPLNNALILHMHQSPIFMPIKHRNQAEIVKDVKEGLFRYFCAFKDGTIIGYMKVGGSGENFISRHNSMVNICGAYLLPEYRGQGIASQLLSYILSQMQREGYDSVGVDFESINPQAREFWLRFFTPYTNSLVRRIDERSTTTSID from the coding sequence GTGACCCAAGCCTGTAGTATAGTTGCTGATAATTATCGAGAGGAACGTGAATTTGTTCCTGAAATCCCTGTTTTGTCAGAATTTTTTGTCCCAGAGATTTTTTTGAAGAATGGCCTTGGCGTTGCAGCAATTGATGATGGAGATCTTATAGGTTTCCTCTGCGGTTTTGGACCTATTGATAATCAATTCGGAGATGTAAAAGGAGTATTTTCTCCACTCCATGGGCATGGGGCAATACAGTCGGATCGAAAGAAAATATATTCGCTTCTTTATTCTTATGCTGCGAAAATATGGGTGAAAAAAGAGATATTTAGCCATTCTATAGCACTTTATGCTCATGATAATGGGGGAATAACGAGCTTTTTCCAAAACGGTTTTGGGATGCGTTGTATTGATGCAATTAGATCATTTGATCCAATTTCAACACCATGTCTCAAAGAGTGTTCATATTATGAGATAACTACAGAAAAAGTCGAAGATATAGTACCATTGAATAATGCCCTAATCTTACACATGCATCAAAGTCCGATTTTCATGCCGATCAAACATAGAAACCAGGCTGAAATCGTTAAAGATGTAAAAGAAGGATTGTTCAGATATTTCTGTGCGTTCAAAGATGGAACCATTATTGGATATATGAAAGTTGGTGGTTCAGGGGAAAATTTCATTTCAAGACATAATAGTATGGTAAATATATGTGGGGCTTACCTCCTTCCAGAGTATCGAGGACAAGGTATTGCGTCACAGTTATTGTCTTATATCCTCTCCCAGATGCAACGTGAAGGATACGACAGTGTAGGGGTTGATTTTGAGAGTATTAATCCACAAGCACGAGAATTCTGGTTACGATTCTTCACACCATATACAAACAGTCTTGTTAGAAGAATAGACGAAAGAAGTACTACAACATCGATAGACTAA
- a CDS encoding MFS transporter, which produces MNLSPSSHISVSDFAYQHRYIILVIVLIDSIMASLDSSMVNIALPTITTVFHSTLADSQWVVTAYLITMTSLFIICGKLSEFLGVCKLFTIGSVVFTLSSLCCGLSEDLNQLILFRIVQGLGSSMVAGISSVIIFRVFPSGEIGRALGFSGSIFSIFSLVGPAFGGIINDVLGWKYIFFVNVPIGIVLFIANLKFLKIPEKITQDPYFDWIGAVSLSSLIILFFVIFGAVQSGTHDSYFIFLSIGSFLLSIAIFLFHESRCKKPLIDLMIFKNGRYMVPVVSSLLLGISNFSLITLIPFYFEGVTGMNSFEIGIILMITPIVQIFASSTTGWIIDRYNWRYLAGSGLLIVSLTSLCTGYAFVAINIGLILILMVFRSIGVSFFQSQKSIDVMNALPKEQMALASSVSTTAGCLGSACGVTLAAMLMTGVLHSAGYFGPILQANLGLLTWASAVVVIITGVLCIPGACASYILKRRPVYEEKVPYQDNGS; this is translated from the coding sequence ATGAATCTATCACCTTCATCTCACATTTCAGTATCAGATTTTGCATATCAACACCGGTATATCATATTAGTTATCGTTTTAATTGATTCAATTATGGCCAGTCTTGACAGTAGTATGGTCAATATTGCTCTCCCTACAATTACCACTGTTTTTCATTCAACCCTCGCTGACTCACAATGGGTTGTAACAGCGTATCTGATAACAATGACCAGTCTGTTTATCATATGTGGAAAATTGTCTGAGTTTTTGGGGGTCTGCAAACTATTTACGATTGGATCGGTTGTCTTCACATTAAGCTCACTATGCTGTGGTCTCTCTGAAGATCTCAATCAATTGATACTCTTTCGTATTGTCCAGGGATTAGGTTCCTCAATGGTTGCAGGAATCAGTAGTGTCATCATATTCAGAGTATTTCCATCAGGCGAGATCGGAAGAGCACTTGGGTTTAGCGGATCTATTTTTTCCATCTTCTCTCTCGTGGGACCGGCATTTGGAGGTATTATTAATGATGTTTTAGGCTGGAAATATATCTTTTTCGTCAATGTCCCTATTGGAATTGTCCTCTTTATCGCTAATCTGAAGTTCCTGAAAATTCCAGAGAAAATAACTCAAGACCCATATTTTGATTGGATAGGAGCGGTAAGCCTGAGTTCACTCATCATCCTGTTCTTTGTAATATTTGGAGCAGTGCAATCTGGAACTCATGACTCGTATTTTATTTTTCTTTCTATTGGCTCATTCCTATTGTCAATTGCAATATTCCTGTTTCATGAAAGCAGGTGCAAAAAACCGCTCATAGATCTGATGATATTCAAGAACGGGAGATATATGGTGCCGGTTGTAAGTAGTCTGCTCCTTGGAATCTCTAACTTTTCACTTATTACACTAATACCATTTTATTTTGAGGGTGTTACCGGGATGAACTCCTTTGAGATTGGTATTATTCTTATGATAACCCCAATTGTTCAGATATTTGCCTCGAGTACTACAGGATGGATAATCGACCGATATAACTGGAGATACCTGGCCGGATCCGGGCTTCTGATAGTATCTCTTACGAGTTTGTGTACCGGTTATGCATTTGTTGCGATAAACATAGGGTTAATCCTGATTTTGATGGTATTTCGCAGTATTGGAGTTAGTTTCTTTCAAAGTCAGAAGAGCATTGATGTAATGAATGCTCTCCCAAAAGAACAGATGGCTCTGGCATCCAGTGTCTCTACAACTGCTGGATGTTTAGGCAGTGCCTGCGGGGTTACGTTAGCTGCAATGTTGATGACAGGTGTTCTTCATTCTGCAGGATATTTTGGGCCGATATTGCAGGCTAATCTCGGACTTCTTACATGGGCATCTGCAGTGGTTGTAATAATTACCGGAGTTTTATGCATTCCTGGAGCATGTGCATCATATATCCTGAAACGAAGACCGGTTTATGAGGAAAAAGTACCTTATCAGGATAACGGTTCGTGA
- a CDS encoding class I SAM-dependent methyltransferase, producing the protein MDSISDSLIIRSNEDIFLMLDDLLKKPDADWWDAFYADKTKPVPFFRCIPDENLHSYIEQNIFTRGRILDIGCGMGRNAIYLAKCGFIVDAIDFSSTSINWAEQNAKEHHVKVNFIRNSIFDYQAPTLYDYIYDSGCFHHIKPHRRIQYIAIISDLLKSDGYFGMTCFNQTGGADISDYDVYKDRSMHGGMGYSEQKIRKILQDHFEIVELRNMQNLKDSDLFGMDMLWAILMRKK; encoded by the coding sequence ATGGACTCTATATCAGATTCTCTCATCATAAGATCAAATGAAGATATCTTTCTTATGCTGGATGATCTGCTCAAGAAACCTGATGCTGACTGGTGGGATGCTTTTTACGCTGATAAAACCAAACCTGTGCCTTTTTTTCGATGTATTCCCGATGAAAATTTACATTCATATATTGAGCAGAATATCTTTACCAGGGGAAGGATACTTGATATCGGGTGTGGAATGGGTAGGAATGCGATTTATCTTGCTAAATGCGGCTTTATCGTAGATGCGATAGACTTTTCCAGCACATCCATCAACTGGGCAGAACAGAATGCAAAAGAACACCATGTGAAGGTAAATTTCATACGTAATTCCATCTTTGACTATCAAGCCCCCACCCTCTATGATTATATATATGACAGCGGGTGCTTTCATCATATTAAACCACATCGAAGGATCCAGTATATCGCCATTATTTCAGATCTTTTAAAATCTGATGGGTATTTCGGAATGACCTGTTTCAACCAGACCGGAGGAGCAGATATCTCAGATTATGATGTGTACAAAGACAGATCCATGCATGGAGGAATGGGTTATTCAGAGCAGAAAATCAGAAAAATTTTACAAGATCACTTTGAAATCGTTGAACTGAGAAACATGCAGAATTTGAAAGACAGTGATCTATTTGGAATGGATATGTTGTGGGCAATTCTGATGCGAAAGAAGTAA
- a CDS encoding winged helix-turn-helix domain-containing protein produces the protein MDQTEQSVTPDALMHEIQQIRGDLKKFFERTNQVHLQSIMADLKHEYGEILSKNHVERAKECLSSNMVHDCEMHDTCFKVLLNFLTITSNHINDGEITDDLVRSYRTHLDEMRKKGPSERCDICFNEVRRLFEKQLDLMSSLGILKQQKSTLPLLDYPEEKIVSGIIEPIASTPRFQILQAVSAETKTFSDLSQLTKLRGGNLLFHIKKLQEAGMIIQRHERGDYVITEKGFKVLSAIREVYTGIVNKE, from the coding sequence ATGGACCAAACAGAACAGTCAGTGACCCCGGATGCACTCATGCATGAAATCCAACAAATCAGGGGAGATCTGAAGAAATTTTTTGAACGCACAAATCAGGTCCATCTCCAATCAATAATGGCAGATCTTAAACATGAGTATGGGGAAATTCTATCAAAAAACCATGTTGAACGTGCAAAGGAATGCCTCTCCAGTAACATGGTGCATGATTGTGAAATGCATGATACCTGCTTTAAGGTCCTCCTTAATTTTCTTACCATCACATCAAACCATATCAATGATGGAGAAATTACCGATGATCTTGTCCGATCTTACCGGACCCACTTAGATGAGATGCGTAAAAAAGGACCATCTGAACGATGTGATATCTGTTTTAACGAAGTCAGGCGTCTTTTTGAGAAGCAACTGGACCTGATGTCTTCACTGGGGATTCTAAAACAACAGAAATCAACTCTTCCTCTGTTGGATTACCCGGAAGAGAAGATTGTTTCAGGAATAATAGAACCAATTGCAAGTACCCCACGATTTCAAATCCTTCAGGCAGTATCAGCAGAGACCAAGACATTTTCAGATCTCTCCCAGCTAACCAAATTGAGAGGGGGAAATCTACTTTTTCACATAAAAAAACTCCAGGAAGCTGGGATGATTATCCAGAGACATGAACGGGGTGATTATGTTATCACCGAAAAGGGATTCAAAGTGTTATCAGCAATACGGGAGGTTTATACAGGAATCGTGAATAAAGAATAA
- a CDS encoding MTH865 family protein has product MSSVKEQIHAQITGALSGAVFPIDTPDKLIAAFPAGADTTCQVGDVKMTAGEAGTLLKGSDFPFTSAKQVADIIVERAGL; this is encoded by the coding sequence ATGTCATCTGTGAAAGAACAGATTCATGCCCAGATAACCGGGGCATTATCCGGTGCTGTCTTTCCCATAGACACACCTGATAAACTGATTGCGGCATTTCCTGCCGGAGCTGACACAACCTGTCAGGTTGGCGATGTTAAAATGACAGCCGGTGAAGCAGGAACCCTCCTGAAAGGGAGTGATTTTCCGTTCACCAGTGCCAAGCAGGTTGCAGATATTATCGTAGAACGTGCAGGACTGTAA
- a CDS encoding PDDEXK family nuclease produces MRSTNSNYWTRRTAEYSARDYLVDHGYTVIRVAESHTHEPVGINLIAWKKDGNVLFICARSIRRGSIKTDIEALSKLVQSSRYPGSVEYWVRYKAGWRRYLVDAGGAIPLPVLL; encoded by the coding sequence ATGAGGAGTACCAATTCGAATTACTGGACGAGACGAACTGCTGAGTATAGTGCACGAGATTATCTTGTAGATCATGGGTATACGGTTATCAGGGTCGCAGAGAGTCACACTCATGAGCCTGTTGGAATCAATCTGATTGCCTGGAAAAAAGATGGAAATGTCCTCTTTATTTGTGCCAGATCCATCCGGAGAGGATCAATAAAGACTGATATTGAGGCTTTATCAAAACTTGTACAATCATCCCGATATCCTGGATCTGTTGAGTACTGGGTGAGATACAAGGCAGGATGGAGGCGGTACCTGGTTGATGCAGGTGGAGCGATACCTCTCCCGGTGTTATTATGA